One part of the Methylobacterium terrae genome encodes these proteins:
- a CDS encoding ureidoglycolate lyase, with the protein MRTLPIAPITAEAFAPYGTLLVGPSAGPRQDRAAEIDNGRPGVALNLALVRSEPFAATMPLRRLERHPHSAQAFLPLAAGDYLVVVAPDTGGRPDEAALRAFRVPAGTGIVYRRGAWHAHMTTMAAPGTFAMLVHEDGSPEDCVFAPISPVTPEA; encoded by the coding sequence ATGCGCACCCTTCCGATCGCGCCGATCACCGCGGAGGCGTTCGCGCCCTACGGTACGCTGCTCGTCGGTCCCTCCGCCGGCCCGCGGCAGGATCGGGCGGCCGAGATCGACAACGGGCGCCCGGGCGTGGCCCTCAACCTCGCCCTCGTCCGGAGCGAGCCCTTCGCCGCCACGATGCCCCTGCGCCGGCTCGAGCGACACCCGCACTCGGCGCAAGCCTTCCTGCCGCTCGCCGCCGGCGATTACTTGGTGGTCGTGGCGCCCGATACCGGAGGACGTCCGGACGAGGCGGCCCTGCGCGCCTTCCGGGTGCCGGCCGGGACGGGAATCGTCTATCGCCGCGGCGCCTGGCACGCGCACATGACCACGATGGCGGCGCCGGGCACCTTCGCGATGCTGGTGCACGAGGACGGCAGCCCTGAGGATTGCGTGTTCGCGCCGATATCCCCGGTCACCCCGGAGGCGTGA
- a CDS encoding GMC family oxidoreductase — MDAFDFVIVGGGTAGCVLANRLSDDGRTRVLLLEAGGEGRGFWVGIPAGFPKLLTGAAFNWRFATEPEPNTHERAIVVPRGKGLGGSTLINGMIFVRGQKQDFDTWAQSGNRGWSWDEVLPYFRKLEHFEGGDPALRGRGGPLHVTRVGVRNPLADAFIRAGTEAGYPENPDYNGASQEGFGYYQANQRNGRRWSARDAYLQPARSRPNLTVRTNAHVLRLDLDGARVTGVTYRRDGREERVTARAEVILAAGAVQSPHLLELSGIGRPEVLARAGIPVRHALPGVGENYRDHYATRMNWRVKLPVTLNEATRGWRLGLAVGQYFLTRRGILTLGTGLAHGFVRTRAELAGPDVQYFFMHASYANAADRTLDREPGMTIGVTQLRPDSRGTIHAVSADPMRPPAIRPNFLSARTDQEALIEGMRIARRVIAQPAMDPYRAHELNPGDGVRTDDEWLDFARRNGQTIYHPVGTCSMGRGPEAVVDERLRVHGLDGLRVIDAAVMPTEVSANTQAAVMMIAEKGADLVRADRR, encoded by the coding sequence ATGGACGCGTTCGACTTCGTCATCGTCGGCGGTGGCACCGCGGGCTGCGTCCTGGCGAACCGCCTGAGCGACGACGGACGCACCCGCGTGCTGCTGCTCGAGGCGGGCGGGGAGGGGAGGGGGTTCTGGGTCGGCATCCCGGCGGGATTCCCCAAGCTCCTCACCGGGGCGGCGTTCAACTGGCGCTTCGCCACCGAGCCCGAGCCCAACACCCACGAGCGCGCCATCGTGGTGCCCCGCGGCAAGGGGCTCGGCGGCTCGACGCTGATCAACGGCATGATCTTCGTGCGCGGCCAGAAGCAGGATTTCGACACCTGGGCCCAGAGCGGCAACCGCGGCTGGTCCTGGGACGAGGTGCTGCCCTACTTCCGCAAGCTCGAGCATTTCGAGGGCGGCGACCCTGCCTTGCGCGGCCGCGGCGGCCCGCTCCACGTCACCCGGGTCGGTGTGAGGAACCCGCTCGCCGACGCCTTCATCCGCGCCGGGACCGAGGCGGGCTACCCCGAGAACCCCGATTATAACGGCGCCTCGCAGGAGGGCTTCGGCTACTACCAGGCCAACCAGCGCAACGGCCGGCGCTGGAGCGCCCGGGACGCCTACCTGCAGCCGGCCCGCTCGCGCCCGAACCTGACGGTGCGCACGAACGCCCACGTCCTGCGCCTCGACCTCGACGGCGCCCGCGTGACCGGCGTCACCTATCGCCGTGACGGGCGCGAGGAGCGGGTGACGGCGCGGGCCGAGGTGATCCTGGCCGCCGGCGCCGTGCAGTCGCCCCACCTCCTCGAACTCTCCGGCATCGGCCGGCCGGAGGTGCTGGCGCGGGCGGGGATCCCCGTGCGCCACGCCCTGCCGGGGGTCGGCGAGAACTACCGCGACCACTACGCGACCCGGATGAACTGGCGCGTGAAGCTGCCGGTGACCCTCAACGAGGCGACCCGCGGCTGGCGCCTCGGCCTCGCGGTCGGCCAGTACTTTCTGACCCGGCGCGGCATCCTCACCCTCGGCACCGGCCTCGCCCACGGCTTCGTGCGCACGAGGGCCGAGCTCGCCGGTCCCGACGTGCAGTACTTCTTCATGCACGCGAGCTACGCCAACGCCGCCGACCGGACCCTCGACCGCGAGCCCGGCATGACGATCGGCGTGACGCAGTTGCGGCCGGACTCCCGCGGCACGATCCACGCGGTCTCGGCCGACCCGATGCGCCCTCCGGCGATCCGGCCGAATTTCCTGAGCGCCCGCACCGACCAGGAGGCCCTGATCGAGGGGATGCGCATCGCCCGCCGGGTGATCGCGCAACCCGCCATGGACCCCTACCGCGCCCACGAGCTCAATCCCGGCGACGGCGTGCGGACGGACGACGAGTGGCTCGACTTCGCCCGCCGTAACGGCCAGACCATCTACCACCCGGTCGGCACCTGCAGCATGGGCCGGGGTCCGGAGGCGGTGGTGGACGAGCGCCTGCGGGTGCACGGCCTCGACGGATTGCGGGTGATCGACGCCGCCGTGATGCCGACCGAGGTCTCGGCCAACACCCAGGCCGCCGTGATGATGATCGCCGAGAAGGGCGCGGACCTGGTGAGAGCCGACCGGCGCTGA